A single region of the Rhodospirillales bacterium genome encodes:
- a CDS encoding CpaF family protein, with protein sequence MFGKKQSGSATPPKKPPPLKKEEVAEEAPAPEAEKTEPKDTKDVKEDVSSKEKPAKSEKKQAGPPKEFEDDAFSLEEEEEDVADKFHDAADAVTSMRLKRARNRIWLDLRDGIDLKALARMKTEEAREEVRSAVEEISRFRNLDLTPSELSKIARECGDDMLGFGPLEELLSRDDIADIMINGAETTYIEVNGKIEKAKVDFRDNQHLTTICQRIVGAIGRRVDEASPICDARLPDGSRVNVIIPPLAVDGACMTIRKFKKDKLTLEKLLEFGSMSPSCAKLIMAIGRCRVNVLVSGGTGSGKTTMLNCVTKYIEQGERIITCEDACELQLQQPHVVRLETRPPNLEGVGEITMRDLVKNCLRMRPERIIVGEVRGPEAFDLLQAMNTGHDGSMGTVHANNPREAISRMENMIAMGGMNLPTIAVREQIASAVNVIIQVQRLRDGSRKVTHVSEITGMEGEVVTMQDLFKLEFLGEDENGKLITEIRSSGMRPKFWDNARQFGVEKMVLDAMEEAYD encoded by the coding sequence ATGTTTGGGAAAAAACAATCAGGCTCCGCCACGCCGCCGAAAAAACCGCCGCCCCTGAAAAAGGAAGAGGTAGCGGAGGAGGCCCCTGCGCCCGAAGCCGAAAAAACAGAACCCAAAGACACAAAAGACGTCAAAGAAGATGTTTCTTCAAAAGAGAAACCTGCCAAAAGCGAAAAGAAACAGGCCGGGCCTCCCAAAGAATTTGAGGATGACGCGTTCTCTTTGGAAGAAGAAGAGGAAGATGTCGCCGACAAATTCCACGATGCGGCCGATGCGGTGACGTCCATGCGGCTGAAACGCGCCCGTAACCGGATCTGGCTGGATTTGCGGGATGGGATTGACTTGAAGGCGCTGGCGCGGATGAAAACCGAAGAAGCGCGCGAGGAAGTGCGCAGCGCCGTCGAGGAGATTTCCCGTTTTCGAAATCTTGATTTAACGCCGTCCGAACTTTCCAAAATCGCCAGGGAATGCGGCGACGATATGTTGGGGTTTGGTCCGCTGGAAGAGCTTTTGTCCCGCGATGATATCGCCGATATCATGATTAACGGGGCGGAGACGACCTATATCGAGGTCAATGGAAAAATTGAAAAAGCGAAAGTCGATTTTCGGGATAACCAGCATCTGACGACCATATGCCAGCGCATTGTGGGCGCGATCGGGCGGCGGGTCGATGAAGCGTCCCCTATTTGCGATGCGCGTTTGCCGGACGGGTCGCGGGTCAACGTTATTATCCCGCCGCTGGCCGTTGACGGCGCCTGCATGACCATCCGTAAATTCAAAAAGGACAAGCTGACGCTTGAAAAACTGTTGGAGTTCGGGTCGATGTCGCCGAGCTGCGCCAAGCTGATTATGGCGATCGGGCGTTGCCGCGTGAATGTTCTTGTCTCCGGCGGAACGGGGTCCGGCAAGACGACAATGCTCAACTGCGTGACCAAATATATCGAACAGGGGGAGCGGATTATCACATGCGAGGATGCGTGCGAACTCCAGCTTCAGCAGCCTCACGTGGTGCGGCTTGAAACCCGTCCGCCGAACCTGGAGGGCGTGGGGGAAATTACCATGCGGGATCTGGTGAAGAACTGCCTGCGGATGCGCCCGGAACGGATTATCGTGGGGGAGGTGCGGGGGCCGGAAGCGTTCGATCTTTTGCAGGCCATGAATACGGGGCATGACGGTTCCATGGGAACGGTGCACGCGAACAATCCGCGCGAGGCCATTTCCCGTATGGAAAACATGATTGCGATGGGGGGGATGAATTTGCCGACCATTGCCGTGCGGGAACAGATTGCCTCGGCGGTGAACGTCATTATCCAGGTGCAGCGCTTGCGGGACGGGTCCCGGAAGGTGACGCATGTTTCCGAGATTACCGGCATGGAAGGAGAGGTCGTGACGATGCAGGACCTTTTCAAGCTGGAATTTCTCGGGGAGGATGAAAACGGGAAGCTGATTACCGAAATCAGGTCTTCCGGCATGCGTCCGAAATTCTGGGACAATGCGCGTCAGTTCGGCGTGGAGAAAATGGTGCTCGACGCCATGGAGGAGGCTTACGACTGA
- a CDS encoding type II secretion system F family protein gives MLSAVIIGLIFLLVVGMAAAMHFNTKAEKRKRVLNVIGGGASFKKGKKGSDQNRRRADLARKLKEGGSEDSAEKRNKLADSIEQAGYRFSTRKFWTGSLLLSVVATLVAYVAGLSVFLVTMVAIIFFFGVPRLFLRMSAKSRQKKFMADFADALESMTRLLKAGMPVSEAIKMVAREFSGPLGEEMDRVFDQQKIGVPLAEAVLAAGRRMPLPEMQMFATAVAIQAQTGSSLSEILENLATVIRARFRLRRKVEALSSEAKASAMIIGALPCVVALGMYFINPEYIRLLFTDPTGKVLLGSALTWMFIGVLVMRQMINFKV, from the coding sequence ATGCTTTCCGCCGTTATCATCGGACTGATTTTTTTGCTTGTCGTTGGCATGGCCGCCGCGATGCATTTCAATACAAAAGCGGAAAAGCGCAAGCGGGTTTTAAATGTTATCGGCGGGGGGGCGTCTTTCAAGAAAGGAAAAAAAGGGTCGGATCAAAATCGCCGCCGTGCGGATCTTGCCAGAAAGCTGAAAGAAGGCGGGAGCGAAGACTCTGCGGAGAAAAGGAACAAGCTTGCCGATTCCATCGAGCAGGCGGGCTACAGGTTTTCAACCAGGAAATTCTGGACGGGCTCTCTTCTCCTTTCCGTTGTGGCGACATTAGTGGCCTATGTCGCCGGTCTGTCCGTGTTTCTTGTGACGATGGTGGCCATTATTTTTTTCTTCGGGGTGCCGCGTTTGTTTTTACGGATGAGCGCGAAAAGCCGCCAGAAAAAATTCATGGCGGATTTTGCCGATGCGCTGGAGTCCATGACGCGGCTTTTAAAAGCCGGTATGCCGGTCAGCGAAGCGATCAAGATGGTCGCGCGGGAATTTTCCGGTCCGCTCGGGGAAGAAATGGACCGCGTGTTCGATCAGCAGAAAATCGGGGTGCCGCTGGCCGAAGCCGTTCTGGCGGCCGGGCGGCGCATGCCGCTGCCTGAAATGCAGATGTTTGCAACGGCCGTGGCCATTCAGGCGCAAACGGGATCGAGCCTGTCTGAAATTCTTGAAAATCTGGCGACGGTCATTCGCGCGCGTTTTCGTCTCAGGCGGAAAGTGGAGGCGCTGTCTTCGGAGGCCAAGGCCTCTGCCATGATTATCGGGGCGCTTCCCTGCGTTGTTGCCCTGGGGATGTATTTTATCAACCCGGAATATATCAGGCTTTTGTTTACGGACCCCACGGGGAAAGTTTTGCTGGGGAGCGCTCTTACATGGATGTTTATCGGCGTTCTCGTGATGCGCCAGATGATTAACTTTAAGGTGTAG
- a CDS encoding type II secretion system F family protein, whose translation MFGITSDLIIVVVSALAAALSFAAFALPFLQRGEQKARYKDVIEKRRKTLFDTTRQELENKGQKSVSAKDSVATFFKVQKLAGELGEKIRTQLLVAGIRNPMAPIFYILAQIILPIIFVAFSMLFISAAEKEVSNSMTMIILVGAIFTGFFLPRLLVKNQGIKRQEELNISFPDSLDMMLICVQGGIGLEQTVERVAEEVSEHAPVLAEELGILSAEMAMLSDRRAALSDFGRRVGGYGKSFATALIQAEQYGTSVSQALRVMADELRDIRMAKAEQKAASLPPKLTVPMILFFLPALFIVILGPAGISASAAGIGGG comes from the coding sequence ATGTTCGGGATTACGAGCGATTTAATTATTGTGGTTGTCAGCGCGCTTGCCGCCGCGCTGTCTTTTGCCGCTTTTGCCCTGCCTTTTCTGCAACGGGGAGAGCAGAAGGCGCGCTATAAGGATGTGATCGAAAAGCGCCGGAAAACCCTTTTCGACACCACACGGCAGGAGCTTGAGAATAAGGGGCAGAAATCCGTTTCGGCAAAAGACTCCGTGGCAACCTTTTTCAAGGTTCAGAAGCTGGCGGGGGAGCTTGGCGAAAAAATCAGGACGCAATTGCTTGTGGCCGGTATTCGAAATCCGATGGCGCCGATCTTTTATATCCTGGCGCAAATTATTCTGCCGATTATTTTTGTCGCTTTTTCAATGCTGTTTATTTCGGCTGCCGAAAAAGAAGTCTCCAACAGTATGACGATGATAATTTTGGTTGGCGCTATTTTTACCGGTTTCTTTTTGCCGCGCCTGCTTGTGAAAAATCAGGGCATCAAGCGTCAGGAAGAGCTGAATATCTCTTTTCCCGACTCGCTGGATATGATGCTGATTTGTGTTCAGGGCGGCATCGGTCTGGAGCAGACCGTCGAGAGGGTGGCGGAAGAAGTGTCCGAACATGCGCCTGTTTTGGCGGAAGAGCTTGGTATCCTGAGTGCGGAAATGGCGATGCTCAGCGACCGTCGTGCGGCCTTGAGCGATTTTGGCCGGCGTGTCGGCGGGTATGGGAAATCCTTTGCCACGGCGCTGATACAGGCGGAGCAATACGGGACGTCCGTTTCGCAGGCGCTGCGCGTCATGGCGGATGAGCTGCGCGACATACGCATGGCCAAGGCTGAGCAAAAAGCCGCCTCTTTGCCGCCCAAACTCACGGTGCCGATGATTTTGTTCTTTTTGCCCGCGCTTTTTATTGTCATCCTTGGCCCGGCCGGGATCAGCGCGTCGGCGGCAGGGATCGGCGGCGGTTAA
- a CDS encoding tetratricopeptide repeat protein, which yields MPSSFFPKKSFCLCLMVSALALGACETTTTSEERPKPSPEQTENRINSAIEKALQDAENRGNKQESLLLLEQIYKRNSADPVVAARFARALREDEQLNKARLVLKPHTTGKKAHPDTLTEMAMVHLGLGDYQSAEETARESIALNPDQGRAFLALGTALDAQNRHEQAEEAFRQGLSHWKGDPAPILNNLALNLASQGNLKESLNVLEKARSLSPRRMEIERNYRIISTLYETSSGQSRRSFAPPPPAPSHKPDAPESLKNKIVIPAPATEKVENAEVEKVEKETLEEIQNLEEPAAPAQTSPSPKKRRLND from the coding sequence ATGCCTTCTTCATTCTTTCCCAAAAAATCTTTCTGCCTCTGCCTTATGGTATCGGCCCTGGCCCTGGGCGCCTGCGAAACCACAACAACAAGTGAAGAGCGCCCGAAACCGTCACCGGAACAGACGGAAAACAGGATTAATTCCGCCATTGAAAAAGCATTGCAGGATGCAGAAAATCGTGGAAATAAACAGGAGAGCCTCCTGCTGCTGGAACAAATTTACAAACGTAATTCGGCAGATCCGGTGGTCGCGGCCCGCTTTGCAAGGGCCTTGCGCGAAGACGAACAACTGAACAAGGCCCGCCTTGTTCTAAAACCGCACACAACGGGCAAGAAAGCCCACCCGGATACCTTAACGGAAATGGCCATGGTCCATTTGGGATTGGGAGACTACCAGTCAGCGGAAGAAACGGCCCGTGAATCCATTGCCCTGAACCCGGACCAGGGGCGGGCTTTTCTCGCGCTGGGAACGGCGCTGGACGCCCAGAACCGCCATGAACAGGCCGAAGAAGCCTTCCGGCAGGGTTTAAGCCACTGGAAAGGCGACCCCGCCCCCATCCTGAACAACCTGGCGCTCAATCTGGCCTCGCAGGGAAACCTGAAAGAATCTCTCAATGTCCTTGAAAAAGCGCGCAGCCTCTCGCCCAGACGCATGGAAATCGAACGCAATTACCGGATTATTTCCACCCTGTATGAAACGTCTTCGGGGCAAAGCAGAAGATCTTTTGCGCCGCCGCCCCCTGCGCCATCCCATAAGCCGGACGCACCTGAAAGCCTGAAAAACAAAATCGTGATTCCCGCGCCGGCAACCGAAAAGGTTGAAAACGCCGAAGTCGAAAAAGTCGAAAAAGAAACGCTGGAAGAAATTCAAAATCTGGAAGAACCGGCCGCACCGGCACAAACGTCTCCGTCCCCCAAAAAACGCCGTCTCAACGATTAA
- a CDS encoding pilus assembly protein N-terminal domain-containing protein: MPNFKIFMFCLAAAGFAALPSVARAQDFLPPTSTTVELGDSVLATHPMLRLTPEKSELLRLDRDAISVVVGNPAHLSVMMDTPRLLVLVPRAPGATHFTVLDKKGEIVMQRHVIVAAPKENYIRVRRSCANAAQDSGCRATSVYFCPDMCHEINVTQMGEETEQTDSPEEAPSSGASGASTSSPAASTPPLEEQTE, from the coding sequence ATGCCAAATTTCAAAATTTTTATGTTCTGCCTTGCCGCCGCCGGATTTGCGGCCCTGCCTTCCGTCGCCCGGGCGCAGGATTTTTTGCCGCCTACTTCGACAACGGTGGAACTCGGTGACTCGGTCCTTGCGACACATCCGATGCTGCGCCTCACCCCGGAAAAATCGGAACTGCTCCGGCTGGACCGGGACGCCATAAGCGTCGTTGTCGGCAATCCCGCGCATCTCAGCGTCATGATGGACACGCCCCGCCTGCTTGTTCTGGTCCCGCGCGCACCCGGCGCAACCCACTTCACAGTCCTGGACAAAAAAGGCGAGATCGTTATGCAGCGTCATGTCATTGTGGCCGCGCCGAAAGAAAACTACATCCGTGTCCGCCGAAGCTGCGCCAATGCGGCCCAGGACTCGGGCTGCCGCGCAACAAGCGTTTATTTCTGTCCCGATATGTGTCATGAAATAAATGTGACCCAGATGGGAGAAGAAACAGAGCAAACGGATTCCCCTGAAGAAGCCCCTTCTTCCGGTGCATCGGGCGCCTCCACATCTTCTCCTGCCGCCAGCACCCCCCCGCTTGAGGAACAAACGGAATAG
- a CDS encoding succinate dehydrogenase iron-sulfur subunit: MAEFTLPKNSKIKKGKKYDAAQGAARKKTFKIYRWDPEDDDNPRLDEYTVDLDKCGPMVLDALIHVKDKIDSSLTFRRSCREGICGSCAMNIDGRNTLACLKPIDEISGDARITPLPHMPVVKDLVPDLNFAYAQYASIEPWMKTDSPAPTRERLQSAEESEMLNGEDGHGPAACILCFCCSTSCPSYWWNSDKFMGPAILLNAWRWITDSRDEATGERLDQLEDSFRLYRCHTIMNCTNACPKDLNPAKSVAEIKKLMVSRRG; the protein is encoded by the coding sequence ATGGCTGAGTTTACCCTTCCGAAGAATTCAAAAATCAAAAAAGGCAAAAAATACGATGCGGCGCAAGGCGCGGCGCGTAAAAAGACGTTTAAAATCTACCGGTGGGATCCGGAAGACGACGACAATCCGCGTCTGGATGAATATACGGTGGATCTGGATAAATGCGGGCCGATGGTGCTGGATGCGCTGATCCACGTGAAGGACAAAATCGACAGTTCCCTGACGTTCCGGCGTTCCTGCCGCGAGGGGATTTGCGGGTCCTGCGCGATGAATATCGATGGGCGCAATACGCTGGCCTGTCTCAAACCGATTGACGAGATTAGCGGTGACGCCAGGATTACGCCTTTGCCGCATATGCCGGTGGTAAAGGATCTGGTGCCCGATCTTAATTTTGCTTATGCGCAATATGCCTCTATCGAGCCATGGATGAAAACGGACAGCCCGGCGCCAACGCGGGAGCGTCTCCAAAGCGCGGAAGAATCGGAAATGCTGAACGGCGAAGACGGGCATGGTCCGGCGGCGTGCATTCTTTGTTTTTGCTGCTCCACATCCTGTCCCAGCTATTGGTGGAACAGCGACAAATTTATGGGGCCGGCCATTTTGCTCAATGCGTGGCGCTGGATAACGGACAGCCGGGATGAAGCGACCGGAGAGCGTCTGGATCAGCTTGAAGATTCTTTCAGGCTGTACCGGTGTCACACGATCATGAATTGCACCAATGCATGTCCGAAAGATTTAAATCCTGCGAAATCAGTTGCTGAAATAAAAAAACTCATGGTGTCTCGAAGGGGGTAG
- a CDS encoding DUF1761 domain-containing protein, translated as MFLNIEINFFAFLLSGVLAFLLGILWYHPKVMGNKWREVRGVDSTKLTPWPYVASFFLWLLTACFYAFMAHFLGINNPAGYFALACLLWVAFAMPPALMGALYTGYPFEAVAIDTSYQLGGYYIFALTHIVFLYIQ; from the coding sequence ATGTTTCTTAACATCGAAATCAATTTCTTTGCGTTTTTGTTGTCGGGCGTTCTGGCCTTTTTACTGGGGATTCTCTGGTACCATCCCAAGGTTATGGGGAACAAGTGGCGGGAGGTCAGGGGCGTGGACAGCACGAAGCTTACGCCGTGGCCGTATGTTGCTTCTTTTTTTCTGTGGCTGTTGACGGCCTGTTTTTACGCTTTCATGGCCCATTTTCTGGGGATAAACAATCCGGCGGGATATTTCGCCCTGGCCTGTTTGCTCTGGGTGGCTTTTGCCATGCCGCCGGCGCTTATGGGGGCGTTATATACGGGGTATCCGTTTGAAGCCGTGGCGATCGATACATCCTACCAGCTTGGCGGGTATTATATTTTCGCGCTGACCCATATCGTATTTTTATATATCCAGTAA
- the nadC gene encoding carboxylating nicotinate-nucleotide diphosphorylase, with the protein MSLSPLMIEKAVRAALEEDMGHGHDITTDSLIPSGATGRAVLRTREDGVLAGLPVGLSAFTLLNPACEITSLKQDGNFLGAGENIAAIEGPARSILTAERVALNFISHLSGIATKTCRYVQAIEGTDAAISCTRKTLPGLRAFQKYAVRCGGGVNHRFGLDDAILIKDNHIALAGGISAALDRAFEHAGHTVKIEIEVDTLPQLEEVLAHGGADIVMLDNFTLEDMAEAVDIAEGALTLEASGGVTLDTVRGMAETGVDLISVGALTHSVKALDIGLDIDL; encoded by the coding sequence ATGAGCCTGTCCCCGCTTATGATTGAAAAGGCCGTGCGCGCGGCGCTCGAAGAAGATATGGGCCACGGGCACGACATCACGACAGACAGCCTGATCCCCTCCGGCGCCACAGGCCGGGCCGTTCTGCGCACACGGGAAGACGGCGTTCTGGCAGGCCTGCCGGTCGGCCTGTCCGCTTTCACGCTGCTCAATCCGGCCTGCGAAATAACATCGCTGAAACAGGATGGAAATTTTCTCGGCGCCGGCGAAAACATCGCCGCTATAGAAGGTCCGGCGCGTTCGATTTTAACGGCGGAGCGGGTGGCCCTGAATTTCATTTCGCACCTGTCCGGCATCGCCACGAAAACCTGCCGGTATGTTCAGGCCATTGAAGGAACGGACGCGGCCATTTCCTGCACGCGCAAAACGCTGCCCGGGCTGCGCGCTTTTCAAAAATATGCCGTGCGCTGCGGCGGAGGCGTCAATCACCGCTTCGGGCTGGACGACGCCATCCTGATTAAAGACAACCATATCGCGCTGGCGGGCGGAATTTCCGCAGCTTTGGACCGCGCCTTCGAACATGCCGGCCATACCGTTAAAATCGAAATCGAGGTCGATACGCTTCCCCAACTGGAAGAGGTTCTGGCGCATGGCGGCGCAGACATCGTCATGCTCGATAATTTCACGCTGGAAGACATGGCCGAAGCCGTGGATATCGCAGAAGGCGCCCTGACGCTTGAAGCCTCCGGCGGCGTGACCCTCGACACGGTGCGCGGCATGGCGGAAACGGGCGTGGATCTAATTTCCGTCGGCGCCCTGACCCATTCGGTCAAAGCCCTCGATATCGGTCTGGACATCGATCTTTAA